One stretch of Caldinitratiruptor microaerophilus DNA includes these proteins:
- a CDS encoding ornithine cyclodeaminase family protein, with translation MLILSAQDQARALAMPEAIEAVGEALSHFSGGRANVPLRTGIPVPEQGATALFMPALVAGAGSLGVKYVSVFPRNAGRDKPVIHGAVLLADPETGEPLALLEGSYLTALRTGAASGLATRYLARPDAAVAAIIGTGTQARMALRAVAAVRRLREVRLYNRRREKAETFARELAAQLGPEVPRLQVSPDPGEAVRGADIVVTATTSHTPVFPAGAVGTGVHICAIGSFRPDMQEVPGEVVARADKVVVESREAALAEAGDLLIPIREGLWEAGRLHAELGEIHSGHRPGRERADELTLFKSVGLAVMDVVVGRRIYERARQLGIGQEVDLGVFPS, from the coding sequence ATGCTCATCCTCAGCGCGCAGGACCAAGCGCGGGCGCTTGCCATGCCCGAGGCGATCGAGGCGGTGGGCGAGGCCCTGTCCCACTTCTCCGGGGGCCGTGCGAACGTGCCCCTGCGCACCGGCATCCCGGTCCCGGAGCAGGGGGCGACCGCCCTCTTCATGCCGGCCCTGGTGGCGGGGGCGGGCAGCCTCGGGGTGAAGTACGTCTCCGTCTTTCCCCGCAACGCCGGGCGGGACAAGCCGGTGATCCACGGGGCGGTGCTGCTGGCAGACCCCGAGACGGGCGAGCCGCTGGCCCTCCTCGAGGGGTCGTACCTGACCGCGCTTCGGACGGGTGCGGCTTCCGGGCTCGCCACCCGGTACCTGGCGCGGCCCGATGCCGCCGTCGCGGCGATCATCGGCACCGGCACCCAGGCCCGGATGGCGCTGCGCGCGGTGGCGGCGGTCCGCCGCCTGCGCGAGGTGCGCCTTTACAACCGGCGCCGGGAGAAGGCCGAGACGTTCGCCCGGGAGCTGGCGGCCCAGCTGGGGCCGGAGGTGCCCCGTCTTCAGGTCTCCCCGGACCCCGGTGAGGCGGTGCGGGGGGCAGACATCGTCGTCACGGCGACGACCTCCCACACCCCCGTGTTCCCGGCCGGAGCTGTCGGGACTGGGGTGCACATCTGTGCGATCGGGTCGTTCCGGCCGGACATGCAGGAGGTGCCGGGAGAGGTCGTGGCCCGTGCGGACAAGGTGGTGGTGGAGTCGCGCGAGGCCGCGCTGGCGGAGGCCGGCGATCTCCTGATCCCCATCCGTGAGGGGCTGTGGGAAGCGGGCCGCCTCCACGCCGAGCTGGGGGAGATCCACAGCGGCCACCGGCCGGGCCGGGAGCGGGCGGACGAGCTCACGCTCTTCAAGTCCGTGGGCCTGGCGGTCATGGACGTGGTCGTCGGCCGCCGTATCTACGAGCGGGCCCGGCAGCTCGGGATCGGCCAGGAGGTGGACCTCGGGGTCTTCCCGTCGTAG
- the gabT gene encoding 4-aminobutyrate--2-oxoglutarate transaminase, whose product MRVSRTVQIRTPIPGPRSQELLRRREAAVPRGVANVAPIFAAETRGATLTDVDGNVFLDFAGGIGVLNLGANHPEVVAAVKEQVDRFLHTCFHVTMYEPYVRLAEELNRLTPGDFPKKTALFNSGAEAVENAVKLARRYTGRPAVITFTHAFHGRTLLGMSLTAKVSTYKYGFGPFAPEIYRLPAVYPYRSPFADPAATARHALEDVRRAIEDEIGPDKVAALIIEPVQGEGGFLVQPPEFLRGLRALCDEYGIVFIADEIQTGFGRTGRFFAVEHSGVVPDLVTMAKSLGDGLPISAVTGRAEIMDAAQVGGLGGTYGGNPVACAAALKVIEVMERDRYVERAQAVGERVLARFRDWHERFELVGDVRGLGAMAAIELVKDRATKEPATEETAAIFKRCYENGLILMKAGHHNQVIRFLAPLAITDEQLDEGLDILEEAIASVSRTR is encoded by the coding sequence ATGCGTGTGTCCAGGACGGTGCAGATCCGCACGCCCATCCCCGGTCCGCGTTCCCAGGAGCTCCTGCGCCGGCGCGAGGCGGCGGTTCCGCGGGGCGTGGCCAACGTCGCCCCCATCTTCGCCGCCGAGACCCGGGGCGCCACGCTCACGGATGTCGACGGGAACGTGTTTCTCGACTTCGCCGGTGGCATCGGCGTCCTGAACCTGGGCGCGAACCACCCCGAGGTGGTCGCGGCGGTCAAGGAGCAGGTGGACCGTTTCCTGCACACCTGCTTCCACGTCACCATGTACGAGCCGTACGTCCGACTGGCCGAGGAGCTGAACCGCCTCACCCCGGGCGACTTCCCCAAGAAGACCGCTCTCTTCAACAGCGGCGCCGAGGCCGTGGAGAACGCGGTGAAGCTCGCCCGCCGCTACACCGGGCGCCCGGCGGTGATCACGTTCACCCACGCCTTCCACGGCCGCACGCTCCTCGGCATGAGCCTGACGGCCAAGGTCTCCACGTACAAGTACGGCTTCGGGCCCTTCGCCCCGGAGATCTACCGCCTCCCCGCCGTCTACCCCTACCGCTCGCCCTTTGCCGATCCGGCCGCCACTGCCCGCCACGCCCTGGAAGACGTCCGCCGGGCGATCGAGGACGAGATCGGCCCCGACAAGGTGGCCGCGCTGATCATCGAGCCGGTGCAGGGCGAGGGCGGATTCCTGGTCCAGCCGCCGGAGTTCCTGCGCGGCCTCCGGGCGCTGTGCGACGAGTACGGTATCGTCTTCATCGCGGACGAGATCCAGACCGGCTTCGGGCGCACGGGCCGCTTCTTCGCCGTCGAGCACTCGGGCGTGGTCCCGGACCTGGTGACGATGGCCAAGTCGCTGGGCGACGGGCTGCCGATTTCCGCCGTCACGGGGCGGGCGGAGATCATGGACGCCGCGCAGGTCGGCGGCCTGGGCGGGACGTACGGCGGCAACCCCGTCGCCTGCGCGGCCGCCCTCAAGGTCATCGAGGTGATGGAGCGCGACCGGTACGTGGAGCGGGCACAGGCGGTGGGCGAGCGCGTCCTGGCCCGCTTCCGGGACTGGCACGAGCGCTTCGAGCTGGTGGGTGACGTGCGGGGGCTCGGCGCCATGGCCGCCATCGAGCTGGTGAAGGACCGCGCGACGAAGGAGCCGGCCACGGAGGAGACCGCGGCCATCTTCAAGCGGTGCTACGAGAACGGCCTGATCCTCATGAAGGCCGGCCACCACAACCAGGTGATCCGGTTCCTGGCCCCCCTGGCGATCACCGACGAGCAGCTCGACGAGGGCCTGGACATCCTCGAGGAGGCGATCGCCTCCGTGTCGCGGACGCGCTGA
- a CDS encoding branched-chain amino acid ABC transporter permease translates to MGRSLRLVALAAGLGVLLTVPPALPAFWLRVLTGIWLWAALSQSWNIIGGYTGYLNFGHGAFFGIGAYVTALGMNELGLPFAATLPLGGLLTTLLAAAIGIPTLRLRGPYFAIATWAFGEMVKQVALVLEFTGGPHGIQVDSPLNDTLVYYITFGAFLLTMAVTWWLLERAPFGQKLQAIRENEMAAESLGIDTTRVKLQAFALSAFFPGVLGGIYTYWITFIHPQSVLDVSVTDQMVVMVLLGGLGTYWGPVLGAGILWLLNRVIWAYWGESVFYLVLLGLAVCAVVLYLPDGIVGLFEGRRGGRWRENARYLLRRLGVGA, encoded by the coding sequence GTGGGTCGCTCGCTGCGCCTGGTGGCGCTCGCAGCCGGCCTGGGCGTGCTGCTCACCGTCCCCCCGGCCCTGCCGGCGTTCTGGCTCCGGGTCCTCACCGGCATCTGGCTGTGGGCCGCCCTCAGTCAGAGCTGGAACATCATCGGCGGGTACACGGGCTACCTGAACTTCGGGCACGGTGCCTTCTTCGGGATCGGCGCCTACGTGACGGCGCTCGGCATGAACGAGCTGGGCCTGCCGTTTGCGGCCACGCTCCCGCTGGGCGGGCTCCTGACGACCCTCCTGGCGGCTGCCATCGGCATCCCCACGCTCCGGCTGCGGGGGCCGTACTTTGCGATCGCCACGTGGGCCTTCGGTGAGATGGTCAAGCAGGTCGCTCTCGTTCTCGAGTTCACCGGCGGCCCCCACGGCATTCAGGTGGACTCCCCGCTCAACGACACGCTCGTGTACTACATCACGTTTGGCGCCTTCCTGCTGACGATGGCCGTGACATGGTGGCTCCTCGAGCGCGCGCCCTTCGGGCAGAAGCTGCAGGCCATCCGGGAGAATGAGATGGCAGCGGAGTCCCTCGGGATCGACACCACGCGGGTGAAGCTCCAGGCCTTCGCCCTCTCCGCGTTCTTCCCCGGGGTGCTGGGGGGCATCTACACGTACTGGATCACGTTCATCCACCCGCAGAGCGTCCTGGACGTCTCCGTGACGGACCAGATGGTCGTGATGGTCCTCCTCGGCGGGCTGGGCACGTACTGGGGCCCCGTGCTCGGCGCGGGCATCCTGTGGCTCCTCAACCGGGTCATCTGGGCGTACTGGGGCGAGTCGGTGTTCTACCTGGTCCTCCTCGGTCTCGCCGTCTGCGCGGTGGTGCTCTACCTCCCCGACGGCATCGTGGGGCTGTTCGAGGGCCGCCGCGGCGGGCGCTGGCGGGAGAACGCCCGCTACCTTCTCCGCCGTCTGGGGGTGGGGGCATGA
- a CDS encoding ABC transporter ATP-binding protein — MIRAEGVVAGYGKQEILHGVDVEALPSGITAIFGPNGSGKSTLLKVLAGVVDVWRGRLFLGDEDITRRTGHLRTQLGIATVPQGGRVFPYLTVEENLLMGAYLVRDRAEVRRRRDQVLARFPELASRLRQPAGTLSGGQQMLVSLARALMHNPRVLLLDEPSAGLSPALVQHAFREVQALAQTGVPIVLVEQNVRQALRIADRVYILVQGEVRFCGTPGELAGHPELIQLYLGIQNRRPA; from the coding sequence GTGATCCGGGCGGAAGGTGTCGTGGCCGGGTACGGCAAGCAGGAGATCCTCCACGGGGTCGACGTCGAGGCCCTTCCCAGCGGGATCACGGCCATCTTCGGGCCGAACGGGAGCGGCAAGTCCACCCTGCTCAAGGTCCTCGCCGGGGTCGTCGACGTGTGGCGGGGCCGCCTCTTCCTCGGCGACGAGGACATCACCCGCCGGACCGGCCACCTCCGCACCCAGCTGGGCATCGCCACGGTGCCGCAGGGGGGACGGGTCTTCCCCTACCTGACGGTGGAGGAGAACCTCCTGATGGGGGCCTACCTCGTCCGGGACCGCGCCGAGGTGCGGCGGCGCCGGGACCAGGTCCTGGCCCGCTTTCCGGAGCTGGCGAGCCGGCTCCGGCAGCCGGCCGGCACCCTGAGCGGCGGGCAGCAGATGCTCGTGAGCCTTGCCCGGGCGCTGATGCACAACCCGCGGGTGCTCCTCCTCGACGAGCCCTCCGCGGGGTTGTCCCCAGCCCTCGTGCAGCATGCGTTCCGGGAGGTCCAGGCGCTTGCGCAGACCGGCGTGCCCATCGTGCTCGTCGAGCAGAACGTGCGGCAGGCCCTGCGCATCGCCGACCGGGTCTACATCCTGGTGCAGGGCGAGGTCCGCTTTTGCGGCACGCCCGGGGAGCTGGCGGGGCATCCGGAGCTCATCCAGCTCTACCTGGGGATCCAGAACCGCCGGCCGGCCTGA
- a CDS encoding aminotransferase-like domain-containing protein yields MHSETWQRFFTAETVRALAYPPPGIWMQRVPPGAVNLAAGYPFPESVPVQEMQEAFARLALAEGDRPFQYAGSDAMAGLDRLLTDGLRARGLWRPGDAVLVTAGALQALDLLCRVILDGHVAALVEAPTYMEALEVLRNYTPHLRGVPVGPHGLEVEALGRLLHTAGPGEPRPRLLYTGPTFQNPTGTTLPEAARRTLLDLAEQFDFLIAEDAAYAELFFSPPPPALKQLDTGGRVIHIGSLSKVIAPGLRIGWAVGPAPVIEAMALYKKDLDHPFSRALVGEYLRGTDLEARLQRLRAAYRERAARLVQALRAHMPEGVTWTEPAGGYFVWLTLPEPVPEEDLLAAARAEGVAYVPGRHFYLPGEAPSRARLRLSFSYAPPEALDEGVRRLGAALRRFLR; encoded by the coding sequence ATGCACAGCGAGACGTGGCAGCGCTTCTTCACCGCCGAGACCGTCCGGGCCCTGGCCTATCCCCCGCCCGGCATCTGGATGCAGCGGGTGCCGCCGGGGGCCGTGAACCTGGCGGCAGGCTACCCGTTCCCCGAGTCCGTCCCCGTGCAGGAGATGCAGGAGGCCTTCGCCCGGCTGGCCCTCGCCGAGGGGGACCGCCCCTTCCAGTACGCGGGTTCCGACGCGATGGCCGGCCTCGACCGTCTCCTCACCGACGGGCTCCGGGCGCGGGGGCTGTGGCGCCCCGGCGACGCCGTGCTGGTCACGGCCGGCGCCCTGCAGGCTCTCGACCTGCTCTGCCGGGTCATCCTGGACGGGCACGTGGCTGCCCTGGTGGAAGCCCCGACGTACATGGAGGCGCTCGAGGTCCTGCGCAACTACACGCCGCACCTGCGGGGAGTCCCCGTGGGGCCGCACGGCCTGGAGGTGGAAGCCCTGGGGCGGCTGCTGCACACGGCCGGCCCAGGGGAGCCGCGCCCCCGCCTTCTCTACACCGGGCCCACGTTCCAGAATCCGACCGGCACCACGCTCCCCGAAGCAGCCCGCCGGACCCTCCTGGACCTGGCAGAGCAGTTCGACTTCCTGATCGCCGAGGATGCGGCGTACGCCGAACTCTTCTTCTCGCCGCCGCCGCCGGCCCTGAAGCAGCTCGACACGGGTGGGCGCGTGATCCACATCGGGTCGCTGTCGAAGGTGATCGCCCCCGGCCTGCGGATCGGGTGGGCCGTGGGCCCTGCGCCGGTCATCGAGGCGATGGCCCTGTACAAGAAGGACCTGGACCACCCGTTCAGCCGGGCCCTGGTGGGCGAGTACCTGCGGGGGACGGACCTCGAGGCGCGGCTCCAGCGCCTGCGGGCCGCCTACCGGGAGCGCGCCGCCCGACTGGTGCAGGCGCTGCGGGCGCACATGCCGGAAGGGGTCACGTGGACCGAGCCGGCGGGCGGCTACTTCGTGTGGCTCACCCTTCCGGAGCCGGTCCCGGAAGAGGACCTCCTCGCCGCCGCCCGGGCCGAGGGCGTGGCGTACGTGCCGGGGCGGCACTTCTACCTGCCCGGTGAGGCCCCCTCGCGCGCCCGGCTGCGGCTGTCGTTCAGCTACGCGCCGCCGGAGGCGCTCGACGAGGGAGTGCGCCGGCTCGGCGCCGCCCTGCGGCGGTTCCTCCGGTGA
- a CDS encoding branched-chain amino acid ABC transporter permease produces MHLFLQTLINGLLIGGLYIAISLGFSLSFGVMDVVDFAVGEWVMVGAFTAYFLQQATGWDPLLLMPFSFAVTFALGLAVHPFLHRVTGGRRPRPALMGLVFTFGVATLLRGSALTAFGYDFRSLRTQFTGSISLVGQIPTLRLVTGLIALGLTLAALGVLYRTRFGMAVRATAQDKVNAALQGVDIRRLSALVYALHTGLTGMAGALLGALFSVWAEMGVRYTIFAFFVVVLAGMGYLPGVIAASLALGVLQSFVATYLGAQYTLLILFGALYLVLLVAPRGLFGKGV; encoded by the coding sequence ATGCACCTCTTCCTGCAGACGCTCATCAACGGCCTTCTGATCGGTGGACTCTACATCGCCATCAGCCTGGGGTTTTCCCTCAGCTTCGGTGTGATGGACGTCGTGGACTTCGCGGTCGGCGAGTGGGTCATGGTCGGTGCCTTCACGGCGTACTTCCTTCAGCAGGCGACGGGCTGGGATCCCCTGCTGCTCATGCCCTTCAGCTTCGCCGTGACCTTCGCCCTGGGGCTGGCCGTCCACCCGTTCCTGCACCGGGTAACCGGCGGCCGCCGGCCCCGGCCGGCCCTGATGGGCCTCGTCTTCACCTTCGGCGTCGCCACGCTGCTGCGGGGGTCGGCGCTCACCGCGTTCGGGTACGACTTCCGTTCCCTGCGCACCCAGTTCACGGGCAGCATCTCGCTGGTCGGCCAGATCCCGACCCTGCGGCTCGTGACGGGGCTGATCGCCCTCGGGCTGACTCTGGCCGCCCTGGGCGTGCTGTACCGGACCCGGTTCGGGATGGCGGTGCGGGCCACGGCCCAGGACAAGGTGAACGCCGCGCTCCAGGGGGTGGACATCCGCCGGCTCTCCGCCCTGGTCTATGCCCTCCACACGGGGCTGACCGGGATGGCGGGGGCGCTCCTCGGCGCGCTCTTCTCGGTGTGGGCGGAGATGGGCGTCCGGTACACCATCTTCGCCTTCTTCGTCGTGGTCCTGGCGGGGATGGGCTACCTGCCCGGCGTGATCGCCGCCAGCCTGGCCCTGGGTGTCCTGCAGTCCTTCGTCGCCACGTACCTGGGAGCCCAGTACACCCTCCTGATCCTCTTCGGCGCGCTCTACCTCGTCCTGCTGGTGGCGCCGAGGGGTCTCTTCGGGAAGGGGGTGTAG
- a CDS encoding amino acid ABC transporter substrate-binding protein, whose protein sequence is MDKARKWKLFAAAMALVSVAVSGCGGSSGGGGGAAPGGGQPSGSGGAAASGGGQARDFFKVGVITSLSGEDNFGGNLTKQGYQAWADYVNEQGGIEIGGKKYQVKLYFADDQSKPASGADAIERLINTEKVDFVLGPYTSGVTISVGAITEKYKVPHITGSAESPKVWEKKYKYTFGTIPAVSAIGPAAIDFFVTLDPKPQSIAIIGLDDAFSKATADSLKAAAEQKGLKVVRTDIVPVNTDFTPIVTALQSLNPDIVAIGSHEKAAIEIIKAAKSLGFSPKIWFQHYGMTNASFLKALGPDAEYVFGATYWLPNTTFTDPVFGTVDNYVKYYSAKFGHAPDYTEAACTAAGVVFGEALKQAGLTPPLDQAEKDKLVETLEKINVTTAFGPVKFTTEGPLYHDNVGLTPIIVQWQGGKTVSVSGQNPMARPAYPTPPWNKR, encoded by the coding sequence ATGGACAAGGCACGCAAGTGGAAGCTCTTTGCCGCTGCCATGGCCCTGGTCTCCGTCGCCGTCAGCGGCTGCGGAGGAAGCTCCGGCGGAGGCGGGGGCGCGGCCCCCGGCGGCGGCCAGCCGTCGGGTTCCGGGGGCGCGGCGGCGAGCGGCGGCGGCCAGGCGCGGGACTTCTTCAAGGTCGGCGTGATCACGTCGCTGTCGGGCGAGGACAACTTCGGCGGCAACCTGACGAAGCAGGGGTACCAGGCCTGGGCCGATTACGTGAACGAGCAGGGCGGCATCGAGATCGGCGGCAAGAAGTACCAGGTCAAGCTCTACTTCGCCGACGACCAGTCCAAGCCCGCCAGCGGTGCCGACGCCATCGAGCGGCTCATCAACACCGAGAAGGTCGACTTTGTGCTCGGCCCGTACACCTCCGGCGTCACGATCAGCGTCGGGGCCATCACCGAGAAGTACAAGGTCCCCCACATCACCGGGTCGGCCGAGTCGCCGAAGGTGTGGGAGAAGAAGTACAAGTACACGTTCGGTACGATCCCCGCGGTGAGCGCGATCGGGCCGGCGGCGATCGACTTCTTTGTGACGTTGGACCCGAAACCCCAGAGCATCGCCATCATCGGGCTGGACGACGCCTTCTCCAAGGCGACGGCCGACTCCCTCAAGGCGGCGGCCGAGCAGAAGGGCCTCAAGGTGGTCCGGACCGACATCGTCCCGGTCAACACGGACTTCACCCCGATCGTCACCGCCCTCCAGTCCCTCAACCCGGACATCGTGGCGATCGGCAGCCACGAGAAGGCGGCCATCGAGATCATCAAGGCGGCCAAAAGCCTGGGATTCAGCCCCAAGATCTGGTTCCAGCACTACGGCATGACGAACGCCAGCTTCCTGAAGGCTCTCGGGCCCGACGCCGAGTACGTCTTCGGCGCGACCTACTGGCTGCCGAACACGACGTTCACCGACCCGGTGTTCGGGACCGTGGATAACTACGTGAAGTACTACAGTGCCAAGTTCGGGCACGCCCCTGACTACACCGAGGCGGCCTGCACCGCGGCCGGCGTGGTGTTCGGGGAGGCCCTGAAGCAGGCGGGGCTGACGCCGCCGCTCGACCAGGCCGAGAAGGACAAGCTCGTCGAGACCCTGGAGAAGATCAACGTGACCACGGCCTTCGGCCCCGTGAAGTTCACGACGGAAGGGCCCCTCTACCACGACAACGTCGGGCTGACGCCCATCATCGTCCAGTGGCAGGGCGGCAAGACGGTGTCGGTTTCCGGCCAGAACCCCATGGCCAGGCCCGCCTACCCGACGCCGCCGTGGAACAAGCGCTGA
- a CDS encoding aminotransferase family protein: protein MTTSRGIPAEEAQKALSEDLDHVWHPLLQHKTLRENPPLLMVAGHGATVVDAEGREYIDAFAGLWCVNVGYGRTEIAEAAYEQLRKLAYYPHTQANVPAALLADRVSRLAGMEHTYFVNSGSEANEAAFKLARQYHKNRGQPERYKIIGRYYAYHGTTLATLAAGGLPERRVKYEPMPDGFLHAPPAYCYRCPFGQKYPSCGLACARYIEYMIEAEGPETVAAIVMEPIQSGVGVLVPPDEYLPTVAEIARRHGVLLIIDEVINGFGRTGRWFAHQHYGIRPDLMAVAKGISSGYLPLAATLATDEVFQGFLGDPAEGRHAMQVNTWGGHAGACAAALKNIELMEREDLVGNAERVGAHLIAGLRSLSHHRWFGEVRGKGLLAALELVEDPDTRRPLAGALLNRIAAACQARGVIVGKYAGWSASGVGTGTALLFSPPLVLTREEADRIVAVVDEALREVGG from the coding sequence ATGACGACGTCCCGCGGGATTCCGGCAGAAGAGGCCCAGAAGGCGCTGTCGGAGGACCTGGACCACGTCTGGCACCCGCTCCTGCAGCACAAGACGCTCCGGGAGAATCCGCCGCTCCTCATGGTGGCGGGCCATGGCGCCACCGTGGTCGACGCCGAGGGGCGCGAGTACATCGACGCCTTCGCAGGGCTGTGGTGCGTCAACGTGGGCTACGGCCGCACCGAGATCGCGGAGGCGGCCTACGAGCAGCTGCGCAAGCTGGCGTACTACCCGCACACCCAGGCGAACGTCCCGGCCGCGCTCCTGGCCGACCGGGTGAGCCGGCTTGCGGGCATGGAGCACACCTACTTCGTCAACAGCGGCTCCGAGGCGAACGAGGCGGCCTTCAAGCTCGCCCGCCAGTACCACAAGAACCGGGGCCAGCCCGAGCGGTACAAGATCATCGGCCGGTACTACGCCTACCACGGAACCACGCTGGCGACCCTCGCGGCCGGTGGCCTGCCCGAGCGGCGGGTCAAGTACGAACCCATGCCGGACGGCTTCCTGCACGCTCCGCCCGCCTACTGCTACCGCTGCCCCTTCGGCCAGAAGTACCCGTCCTGCGGCCTGGCCTGCGCCCGGTACATCGAGTACATGATCGAGGCCGAGGGCCCGGAGACCGTCGCGGCCATCGTGATGGAGCCGATCCAGAGCGGCGTCGGCGTCCTGGTCCCGCCGGACGAGTACCTGCCCACCGTGGCGGAGATCGCCCGCCGGCACGGGGTGCTCCTCATCATCGACGAGGTGATCAACGGCTTCGGCCGCACGGGCCGCTGGTTCGCCCACCAGCATTACGGGATCCGGCCGGACCTGATGGCTGTCGCCAAGGGCATCTCGAGCGGCTACCTGCCGCTGGCGGCCACCCTGGCCACCGACGAGGTGTTCCAGGGCTTCCTGGGCGATCCTGCCGAGGGCCGGCACGCCATGCAGGTCAACACCTGGGGTGGCCACGCCGGGGCGTGCGCGGCGGCCCTGAAGAACATCGAGCTCATGGAGCGCGAGGACCTCGTGGGCAACGCCGAGCGCGTGGGCGCCCACCTCATCGCCGGCCTCCGGAGCCTGAGCCACCACCGCTGGTTCGGCGAGGTGCGGGGCAAGGGCCTTCTGGCCGCGCTCGAGCTCGTCGAGGATCCGGATACCCGGCGGCCGCTTGCCGGCGCCCTCTTGAACCGCATCGCGGCCGCCTGCCAGGCGAGGGGGGTGATTGTCGGCAAGTACGCCGGCTGGAGCGCGAGCGGCGTCGGCACGGGTACGGCCCTGCTGTTCTCCCCGCCGCTCGTCCTGACCCGGGAGGAGGCCGACCGCATCGTGGCGGTGGTCGATGAAGCCCTGCGGGAGGTCGGCGGCTAG
- a CDS encoding ABC transporter ATP-binding protein has translation MSALLEVRNLARSFGGIRAVDGVSLTVEGGEIVGIIGPNGSGKSTFFNLVAGVLPPDGGSVRFAGHDVTGWRPHRIARLGLGRTFQIPTPFLKMTVRQNLLVAGMAQPQGRSAKELARAAGHWLEFLRLAHLADEPAENLSGGQMKLLELGRVLMISPRLILLDEVAAGVNPVLAREIAGYIRTLNGQGITFLVIEHDMDLIQDLCSRVIVMDRGQKIAEGDFDAVKANPQVVAAYLGSDEA, from the coding sequence ATGAGCGCGCTGCTCGAGGTCCGGAACCTTGCCCGCTCGTTCGGCGGCATCCGGGCGGTCGACGGGGTGTCGCTCACCGTCGAGGGCGGGGAGATCGTTGGCATCATAGGTCCCAACGGCAGCGGCAAGTCCACCTTCTTCAACCTCGTCGCCGGCGTGCTCCCGCCCGACGGCGGCAGCGTCCGGTTCGCCGGGCACGACGTCACGGGCTGGCGGCCCCACCGCATCGCCCGGCTGGGCCTCGGCCGGACCTTCCAGATCCCCACGCCGTTCCTCAAGATGACGGTGCGCCAGAACCTCCTGGTCGCCGGCATGGCCCAGCCCCAGGGGCGGTCCGCGAAGGAGCTGGCGAGGGCGGCCGGGCACTGGCTCGAGTTCCTGCGGCTCGCCCACCTGGCGGACGAGCCGGCCGAGAACCTCTCGGGCGGCCAGATGAAGCTGCTCGAGCTGGGGCGGGTCCTGATGATCTCCCCCCGGCTCATCCTCCTGGACGAGGTCGCCGCGGGCGTGAACCCGGTGCTGGCCCGGGAGATCGCCGGGTACATCCGGACCCTGAACGGCCAGGGGATCACGTTCCTGGTCATCGAGCACGACATGGATCTCATCCAGGACCTGTGCTCCCGCGTCATCGTGATGGACCGGGGCCAGAAGATCGCCGAGGGCGACTTCGACGCCGTGAAGGCGAATCCGCAGGTCGTTGCGGCCTACCTGGGGAGTGACGAAGCGTGA
- the speB gene encoding agmatinase has translation MPKYQPANSLESPRFSGVRTFMRLPHVRTTEDVDFALVGIPFDDATTHRSGARFGPEAIRRSSIMLRPWNPALDIEIFRYLSGVDYGDVPVVPGYIEDTYERIVQTFTPLFAAGVIPLGMGGDHSVTLGELRACAKVHGPVALVHVDAHLDTLDEYFGRKYNHGTPFRRAVEEGLLDVAHSIQVGIRGSNYGPEDYVGTRELGFELITMYEVQDIGVPAVIERIRRRVGDRKAFFTFDIDAVDPAYAPGTGTTEVGGFTSREALQLVRGLQGLNFVGFDVVEVLPAYDPGEITAYLAANILYEMISLVALQRRAALAVGRS, from the coding sequence TTGCCCAAGTACCAGCCTGCCAACTCGCTCGAGTCCCCGCGCTTCTCCGGGGTCCGCACGTTCATGCGCCTGCCCCACGTGCGCACGACGGAGGACGTCGACTTCGCCCTGGTCGGGATCCCGTTCGACGACGCGACCACCCACCGCTCGGGAGCCCGGTTCGGCCCCGAGGCGATCCGTCGCTCGTCGATCATGCTCCGCCCCTGGAACCCCGCCCTGGACATCGAGATCTTCCGGTACCTCTCGGGGGTCGACTACGGCGACGTGCCGGTCGTGCCGGGCTACATCGAGGATACCTACGAGCGCATCGTCCAGACGTTCACGCCGCTCTTCGCGGCCGGCGTGATCCCCCTCGGGATGGGGGGCGACCACTCGGTCACGCTTGGCGAGCTGCGGGCCTGCGCGAAGGTGCACGGGCCGGTGGCCCTCGTGCATGTCGACGCCCACCTGGACACGCTGGACGAGTACTTCGGCCGCAAGTACAACCACGGCACCCCGTTCCGCCGGGCCGTGGAGGAGGGCCTGCTGGACGTCGCCCACTCGATCCAGGTGGGCATCCGGGGCTCGAACTACGGCCCGGAGGATTACGTGGGTACCCGGGAGCTCGGATTCGAGCTCATCACCATGTACGAGGTGCAGGACATCGGCGTCCCGGCGGTGATCGAGCGGATCCGGAGGCGGGTGGGGGATCGCAAGGCGTTCTTCACCTTCGACATCGACGCCGTCGATCCGGCCTACGCGCCGGGCACCGGTACCACCGAGGTGGGCGGGTTCACGTCCCGGGAGGCCCTGCAGCTCGTGCGGGGGCTCCAGGGACTGAACTTCGTCGGGTTCGACGTGGTGGAGGTGCTTCCCGCCTACGACCCCGGCGAGATCACGGCCTACCTGGCCGCGAACATCCTCTACGAGATGATCTCGCTGGTGGCTCTGCAGCGGCGCGCGGCGCTGGCGGTGGGCCGGTCCTGA